In Meiothermus cerbereus DSM 11376, the genomic stretch GGTGCAGTTCTTCATGCCGCAGACGCTGGAACAGCTCATCAACCGGGAAGTGATTTACCAGGCGGCCAAGCAGTTGGGCCAGCCTTTCTTTGGTTCCAAGACTGATATTGCCAATCAGGCCCAGCAGTGGAAAACCCGCGACGTTACCGTCACGGATGCCGAGGTGCGCAAGTACTACGACTCCAACCTGGCCAACTTCACCATCCCGGCCTCGGCCAAGGTGCAGGCGGTCAACTTCGCTAAGGAAGACAGGGCCAAGGCCGAAGCCTTCCGGGCCGCAGCCCTCAAGGGTGGCAAGCTCGAGGATCTGGCCAAGGCCAACAGCGGAACCGTGCAGGACTACGGGGTGGTCAATCCCGGCACCATGCCTCCGGTGCCCAACCGCCTGGTCTTCCTGACCCGCGGCACCTTCCCCAAAGGCCCGCTGGGCGAGGTGAGCGAGGTGGTGAAGCTCGAGGACCAGAGCTTCCAGGTGCTCCTGGTCAACGAGCGCAAGGCCGAAGTCCTGCGCCCCTTCGAGGAAGTGAAAGAACAGGCCCGCCAGCAGGTGCTGGCTGCCCGCCGGGCCGAGGCCGCCCAGAAGTGGGTCGAGGAGGCGCGCAAGGCGGCCAAGGTGGAGAACAACCTGCAAAAGGTGCTCACCGCTTTGACACCTAAGGAAGAGCCCAAGCAAGAAGAGCCCAAAACCAATCAAAACCAGCCGGGCAACAACCAAAACAACCCCTCCACCCCGGCCAATCCTCCGGCCAACCGCTAAACCCGCACGGTTAGGTGCCCCTCCCCGTTCAGGGGAGGGTTTTTGCTACGTCGCCCTTCTGCAAATGGCCGGTAGCGTGTAAACTCTTCTGCGGTATGGAACGCACCTACATCATGGTCAAACCCGACGGCGTGCGCCGGGGCCTCACCGGCGAAATCATCAACCGCATCGAGCGCAAAGGTTTCAAGATTGTGGCGATGAAGAAAATGCTCATCCCCCGCGCGACCGCCGAAATCCATTACGGTGAGCACCAGGGCAAGCCCTTTTTCGAGGGACTGGTTAACTTCATCACCAGTGGGCCGGTGGTGGCCATGGTGGTCGAAGGCCCTGGGGCCATCGCCGAGATGCGCCGCCTGATGGGGGCCACCCGCCCCTGGGAAGCCGCGCCCGGCACTATCCGCGCCGACTTTGCCACCACTGTGGACGAGAACATCATCCACGGCTCGGACAGCCCCGAGAGCGCCGCCCGTGAGATCGGAATCTTCTTCAAGCCCGAAGAAATTATCGGCTAGCGCCGCCGTCTGCGCTTGCCCTTCCCGGCGGTGGTGGGTTCGGGCAGGCCCTTGATGCGGGCCTCGAGGCTGCGCATCTGGTCGCGCAAGGAGGCGGCCTTCTCGAAGTCGAGGGCCTCGGAGGCCGCCCACATCTCGGTCTCGAGCTGCTCCAACAAACTCTGGAGTAGAGCCGGGTCGTCCAGGGCTACCTCGGCGGCTTCGGCCTCATAATCTTCGGGCTTGACCACCTTACGCACCGCTTTCTGGATGGTGGCGGGGGTGATGCCGTGTGCAGCGTTGTAGGCCTCCTGGATGGCCCGGCGGCGGTTGGTCTCCTCGATGGCCGCCCGCATCGAGTCCGAGATGGTATCGGCGTAGAGGATGACCTCGCCTCCCACGTTGCGGGCGGCCCGGCCAATGGTCTGGATGAGCGAGCGCTCCGAGCGCAAAAAGCCCTGCTTGTCGGCGTCCAGAATGGCCACCAGCGAGACCTCGGGCAGGTCGAGCCCCTCGCGCAGCAGGTTGATGCCCACCAGCGCATCGAAGTAGCCCAGCCGCAGGTCGCGCAAGAGGGCCTGCCGCTCGAAGGCGTCGAGCTCGTGGTGCAGGTAGCGGGCCTTCACCCCGTGCTCCACCAGGTAAGCCGTGAGTTCCTCGGCCATGCGCACGGTGAGTACCGTTACCAGGGTGCGCTCCCCCCGCGCCGCGCGGGTGCGGATGGCCCCCATCAGGTCTTCGATCTGGCCCTGGGAAGGCTTGACCGTGACCTGGGGATCCAAAAGACCGGTGGGGCGGATGATCTGCTCGACCACCCGACCCGAGACCTCGAGTTCGTAGGGGCCAGGGGTGGCCGATACAAACACGAGCTGCCCCACCCGCTCCAAAAACTCGCCAAACCTGAGGGG encodes the following:
- the ndk gene encoding nucleoside-diphosphate kinase: MERTYIMVKPDGVRRGLTGEIINRIERKGFKIVAMKKMLIPRATAEIHYGEHQGKPFFEGLVNFITSGPVVAMVVEGPGAIAEMRRLMGATRPWEAAPGTIRADFATTVDENIIHGSDSPESAAREIGIFFKPEEIIG